A region of the Paenibacillus sp. J23TS9 genome:
TGTGGATGAGACCTTATCCGTCGTTCCCGATGTAGAGGATGTACCGCATCCATCTCACGTGGATTCACCGGATACCATTTCTTTAAAAGATGTCACTTTCCGTTATCCTACCTCCACGGTTGATAACCTGAAGCATGTAAACTTGAACCTGCGCCGCGGGCAAACGCTGGGTGTTGTTGGACGTACGGGCAGCGGCAAATCAACACTGCTGAAGCAGCTGCTTCATGAATATCCAACGGGTACCGGTGAGATTCTCATCTCCAATACCCCCATTGAACTGATAGCCAAGGATCGGCTGCACAGTTGGGTCGGATATGTACCGCAGGAGCAAATCCTGTTCTCCAAATCCGTCCGTGAAAATATCCAGTTCGGCAAGCATCAAGCGGGCGATGAAGTTATTATGCAGGCCATTTCCACCGCTGCATTCGATAAGGATCTGCATACACTCTCTGACGGACTCGATACTCTCGTTGGTGAAAAAGGCGTGTCCCTGTCAGGTGGTCAAAAGCAGCGCGTATCGCTCGCACGGGCATTCATATCCGATCCGGACATTTTGATCCTGGACGATGCCCTTTCTGCTGTTGACGCACGGACCGAAGCACGCATTGTTGATAACATCCGTGAGCACCGTTCCGGAAAAACCACGCTGATCTCGACCCATCGTCTTTCCGCCATTGAACATGCGGACTGGATTGTGGTGCTGGATGAAGGAAGCATCATCGAAGAAGGTACCCACGCTGAGCTGCTGGCCAGAGGTGGATGGTACCGAGAACAATTTGAACGCCAGCAGGTCGAAAACAATCTGACGAGCGAGGAGGAATCATCCTATGACTCCTAATCCCAGGACGGGAAAGCGTCTGTTTCAATACGCTCTTACCGCCAAAGGCATTTTCATTGCCGCCTTCATCGCCCTCGCCATCGGCGTAGGCGCAGAACTGGCCGGACCTTTTATAGCCAAGAGCATGATCGATGATCATATGCTCGGTATCGAACGGCCTTATTTTGAATCAACATCGGCTGAGCAAGCCGCCGAATATAACGGGCATTACTACAAGCGGGGCGACCGCTTTGATGCTGACGAGAGCAAGGGTTCCCAGATTCAGCTCCTGCAATCCGGTCGCAGCTTTTATTTTATCGATCAGGCTGTGGCAGAGCCTCAAGGTGAACGAACCTTTTCGGACGGCCAAATGACGATCAAGTACGGCGACAAAGTATCACAGTATCCTGCACAGAAACTGTCAGCCACCGATCTATATTCCTTTTACAAACCGGAAATCCCGGGGATTTTAAAGCTGGTCGGTTTGTATTGTATCTTCCTGATCATCAGCATTTTCACAGAATTCGGCAAAACCTACTGGCTTCAATCTTCGGCCAATAAGGTTATTCAAAAACTTAGAAATGATGTGTATGCGCATATGCAGCGACTGCCGGTATATTTCTTCGACACGCTGCCTGCCGGTAAGGTCGTTTCCCGGATTACCAATGATACGGAAGCGGTCAAGGATCTTTTTGTAGCTGTTCTCGCCAATTTCAGCTCCGGGGTCATTTATATAACAGGCGTTTATATTGCCCTCTTCCTGCTGGATCTGCGGCTCGGACTGGTCTGCTTGTTTATCGTCCCGCTGTTGATTGCCTGGATCATCTTCTACCGGAAGTTCGCTACCAAATACAATACGATCATCCGGTCGCGCCTTAGTGAGATCAATGCAATTATCAATGAGTCCATTCAGGGAATGTCTATCATCCGCGTTTTCCGCCGGCAGAAGCAGACCCGGGAAGAATTCGAAACCTTGAATGATGATTATATGAAGCATCAGAACAAAATGCTGAATCTGAACGCATTTACTACACATAATCTGGTTAATGTGCTCCGCAGTTTTTCTTTTGCGGTCATACTCGCTTACTTCGGCTTTGGTTCGCTTTCAGGCGGAACTGCGGTATCCCTTGGTGTCTTATACGCCTTTGTGGATGTTCTCGGCCGTCTGTTTCAGCCCATCACCGGTATGGTGAATCAGCTGGCAGCACTGGATTCCTCGATGGTATCCGCAGGACGCGTCTTCACGCTCATGGATGAGCCTGGTGAAGACGTAACCGATGGCACGATGCCGCGTTACAAGGGAAATGTCGAGTTCAAAAACGTATCCTTTGCTTATAAGAAGGAAAACTATGTGCTGAAAAATATCAATTTTGAAGCGAAGCAAGGACAGACGGTCGCGCTTGTAGGCCACACGGGTTCAGGCAAAAGCTCGATCATCAATCTGCTGTTCCGTTTCTATGACCCGCAAAAAGGAACCATCACTATCGACGGCCAGGATGTCACGGATCTTCCGAAGCAATGGATCCGCCATCATATGGGTATCGTGCTGCAGGATCCTTACCTGTTCACGGGCACCATCGCCTCAAACGTAAGTCTCGGCGACGAGAAAATATCACGGGAGCAGATTGAAAAAGCACTCCGCGATGTAGGTGCACAGCGGATTCTCGCCCATCTGCCCAAAGGATTCGACGAGCCTGTGGTTGAGAAGGGAAGCACTTTGTCTGCAGGACAGCGGCAGTTGATTTCCTTCGCACGTGCCCTGGCTTACGATCCTGCAATTCTGATCCTTGATGAAGCGACAGCCAATATCGATACGGAAACAGAAAGTCTGATTCAATCCGCCCTTGAGGTGTTGAAAAAAGGCCGGACGACGTTTATCATTGCACACCGCTTATCTACCATCCGCAGTGCTGATCAGATTCTCGTTCTGCATCGCGGCGAAATCGTCGAGCGTGGTACACATGATGAGCTCATGCAGCATGGTGGTCGCTATTATCAAATGTATCAGCTGCAATCAGGTTCCTCGGAGACAATTGATAAGGCTCAAACACAGACAATAACGCCTTCTCTTGCTTAATCCCTATGATCAATAATAGATGAGAACCAGATATAATAAGACCCGTAAGATAGACACTTTACAAAAGTGACTCTCTTACGGGTCTTTTCTATTTATAGAACGATGCGTTTACAAGCGGCACCTCAGGATCGAACCCTGAAATATTAATTCTCGCCGGTCAAAGCACGCAGCAGATCCAGTGCCTCCACATGATCAGGCTCCAGAACCAGCGCCTCGCGTGTATATGCTATTGCTAATTCGAGTTGATCGAGCTCATAACTGCAAATGGCGAGGCAGTAGAGAACCGTCGGAACAGGTTCATCTTCATCCGCTTCAAGGGATGCCTCCAGAAAATGCTTCGAATCCTCATACATGTCCATTTCAAAAAGCAGAAGTCCAGCATCCAGAGCCAGATCATAGCGCTGCTCCATGATATAGTAAGCAGACCACATCTTGTGTATTCCCCGCTGAATATCGAGCATTTCTTCGTCATTTGCCTCAGGCAGTAGAGCTGAAATTTGCTTTGCGCTCTGAATAAAAAACTCCGCGTCATATCCGCCCAGCCGCCAAAATGCGAGAATTTGCTGCAGTCCCATCGTATCCAGAAGAGGATCTACCCATTCCTTCATACTGAAGAAATCATCCGGCCCGAAACGCTCGATAAAGCTCCGGTATGCCAGCCTGGAATTCGTGTAGCTCATAGGTGCTTCCATCATAAAGAAACAGCCTACGTTTAAATTTTTATAGTGATGCGTTGTGAATAAAGTATGTGCCCCCTTCTCTTCCAACACATGCTGTATGGCATGATAATTAGCCGTGAAAGAAAAGCTTCCATGAATGATTAACTCAGGAGGCTCTGCAAATTTAAAGTTATCCAGACGGTGATCGCCTTTATCCGCCGTAATAAGCATAAATCCTGCCTCAGACAGCTGGTTCAGCCGTTCTAAGCAAGTCAGTCCTGCCACAGGGAACAGAATATGCGAATCCTCCAGCTCTTGCTGATATAGTGCAATCACATCACGATACGGGTATGATTCTTCTTCGTATTCGGGCGCACGGCGGTACTCATATTCTAGCTTCATTTGCTGCAGAGCTTCCGACGCTGTAAGGTTTTCCGATGTATCCGGTGTTTCGACGATAACATCGCAATCAAAAATATGGCCTTCACCAACATAAATCAGCTCTTGCGGGATACCGTCAAAAAAATAGTTTGCGATAATTAACAAGGGCTGCTTTAAATCTCCCTGTCGTATCGTTGTACCTGACACCGTCAGATTCAGCTCCGTGTCATTCACCGCATCAAAGCGCGCGAAATCCAGCATCCCCTGCTGGATATAGCTCTGCAAAGCGGGATGCTGCTCCCAGCTCTTTACATTTTTTATAGGCAAATCGGTCATCACATATCGAAATGGAGGAAGTGGAATTCCCGCATAATCACGCATCTCGCATAATTGATGCAGCACATGAAACGCGAGGCGTCCCGCGCCTGCCCCCAGCTCCAGGATCGTAACGGGTTCAGAAATATGGCCCTTTCCGGCCCGATCTTGCAGAAATCCAAAGATCATTTCCGCATAAGCTGTGCCAATCATCGGGTTGCTCGTAATATATTGCGGAACCTGATCATTATTCCATGCCTTTAATCCTAGATCTTCGTAATACATCCGCTGCAAATCCCAGATGGGTGCTTCACTGAAACGGAAACGCTGTTGTCTATTTTCTGTCATTCACTATAAACCTGCTCTCTTCTATCGATATCGTCAGGGATTATCGTACCACATATGCTGCCTGTACCAAAACCTGCAAATATGAAATCTTGAAAGTCTTTGTGCATTTTTACCGCATCAACATTACCCGGTCCATTCCACATTCATCTCAGCAGAAGCCTGTTGCTTTGCGCGCTGAAGCGGAATCCGGATGGACACCGTGGTGCCAATGCCATGTCTGCTATGCAGCTGAACACCGTACTCCTTTCCGAAATAGAGCTTAATACGTTCATTCACGTTGCGGATTCC
Encoded here:
- a CDS encoding tetratricopeptide repeat protein encodes the protein MTENRQQRFRFSEAPIWDLQRMYYEDLGLKAWNNDQVPQYITSNPMIGTAYAEMIFGFLQDRAGKGHISEPVTILELGAGAGRLAFHVLHQLCEMRDYAGIPLPPFRYVMTDLPIKNVKSWEQHPALQSYIQQGMLDFARFDAVNDTELNLTVSGTTIRQGDLKQPLLIIANYFFDGIPQELIYVGEGHIFDCDVIVETPDTSENLTASEALQQMKLEYEYRRAPEYEEESYPYRDVIALYQQELEDSHILFPVAGLTCLERLNQLSEAGFMLITADKGDHRLDNFKFAEPPELIIHGSFSFTANYHAIQHVLEEKGAHTLFTTHHYKNLNVGCFFMMEAPMSYTNSRLAYRSFIERFGPDDFFSMKEWVDPLLDTMGLQQILAFWRLGGYDAEFFIQSAKQISALLPEANDEEMLDIQRGIHKMWSAYYIMEQRYDLALDAGLLLFEMDMYEDSKHFLEASLEADEDEPVPTVLYCLAICSYELDQLELAIAYTREALVLEPDHVEALDLLRALTGEN
- a CDS encoding ABC transporter ATP-binding protein translates to MTPNPRTGKRLFQYALTAKGIFIAAFIALAIGVGAELAGPFIAKSMIDDHMLGIERPYFESTSAEQAAEYNGHYYKRGDRFDADESKGSQIQLLQSGRSFYFIDQAVAEPQGERTFSDGQMTIKYGDKVSQYPAQKLSATDLYSFYKPEIPGILKLVGLYCIFLIISIFTEFGKTYWLQSSANKVIQKLRNDVYAHMQRLPVYFFDTLPAGKVVSRITNDTEAVKDLFVAVLANFSSGVIYITGVYIALFLLDLRLGLVCLFIVPLLIAWIIFYRKFATKYNTIIRSRLSEINAIINESIQGMSIIRVFRRQKQTREEFETLNDDYMKHQNKMLNLNAFTTHNLVNVLRSFSFAVILAYFGFGSLSGGTAVSLGVLYAFVDVLGRLFQPITGMVNQLAALDSSMVSAGRVFTLMDEPGEDVTDGTMPRYKGNVEFKNVSFAYKKENYVLKNINFEAKQGQTVALVGHTGSGKSSIINLLFRFYDPQKGTITIDGQDVTDLPKQWIRHHMGIVLQDPYLFTGTIASNVSLGDEKISREQIEKALRDVGAQRILAHLPKGFDEPVVEKGSTLSAGQRQLISFARALAYDPAILILDEATANIDTETESLIQSALEVLKKGRTTFIIAHRLSTIRSADQILVLHRGEIVERGTHDELMQHGGRYYQMYQLQSGSSETIDKAQTQTITPSLA